The Parashewanella tropica genome window below encodes:
- the murD gene encoding UDP-N-acetylmuramoyl-L-alanine--D-glutamate ligase, whose translation MKQPHTHIVLGMGATGLSIVRYLLKQGITPCVMDNRAIPPGLEALMEEFPTVGVVVGKFDQNMLLEANQIIISPGVAASTPEVKTARELGVEVIGDIELFAQAIASTQAEVIGITGSNGKSTVTTLVGDMAKRSGINVAVGGNLGTPALDLLEQEADLYVLELSSFQLETTKSLNCLAATCLNISHDHMDRYLTFDSYRQTKLKLFEQTQHQVINRKDFQAHPLEPNNVISFGLDKPKQGQWGVVDGVLCQGDESIMRANEASALGRHNQENILAAMALAQIAGVKKPAMIEAACQFVGLSHRCEKIAQYEGITFIDDSKATNVGAVVAAVDGLHNDEGNIILIAGGDSKKADLYPLKAPLERVKVMIVFGQDAEAMAKLTEKHKIVENMGQAVSYAIEQAENKDIVLLSPACASTDMYTNFVERGNDFQQKVREYYGEH comes from the coding sequence ATGAAACAGCCACATACGCACATAGTACTTGGAATGGGAGCTACAGGGCTCTCTATTGTGCGTTATTTGCTTAAGCAGGGCATTACCCCTTGCGTTATGGACAATCGCGCAATTCCACCAGGTTTAGAGGCCTTAATGGAAGAGTTTCCTACGGTGGGAGTTGTAGTGGGTAAATTCGACCAAAATATGTTGTTAGAAGCCAATCAAATCATTATTAGTCCTGGAGTGGCGGCTTCAACACCTGAAGTGAAAACCGCCAGAGAACTTGGTGTTGAGGTGATTGGTGATATTGAGTTATTTGCCCAAGCCATTGCTTCAACACAAGCAGAAGTCATAGGGATAACGGGTTCTAATGGGAAGTCTACCGTAACCACATTAGTAGGCGATATGGCCAAGCGTAGCGGTATTAATGTGGCTGTAGGAGGAAATCTAGGAACCCCAGCACTCGATTTACTTGAGCAAGAAGCGGATCTGTACGTATTAGAGCTAAGTAGTTTTCAATTAGAAACGACAAAAAGCCTAAACTGCCTTGCAGCAACGTGCTTGAATATTTCGCACGATCATATGGATAGATATCTGACCTTTGATAGTTACCGTCAGACCAAACTGAAATTATTCGAGCAAACCCAGCATCAAGTTATTAATCGTAAAGATTTTCAGGCTCATCCTCTTGAACCTAACAATGTAATCAGTTTTGGATTAGATAAGCCCAAACAAGGTCAATGGGGCGTGGTGGATGGAGTGTTATGTCAAGGTGATGAAAGTATTATGCGAGCCAATGAAGCATCAGCTTTAGGTCGTCATAATCAAGAAAATATCCTTGCAGCAATGGCGTTAGCGCAAATTGCAGGTGTTAAAAAACCAGCAATGATTGAAGCGGCCTGCCAATTTGTTGGACTCTCACATCGTTGTGAAAAAATTGCTCAGTATGAAGGCATAACCTTTATTGATGACTCAAAGGCGACAAATGTGGGAGCCGTAGTTGCGGCTGTTGACGGGCTGCATAATGATGAAGGTAACATCATACTGATTGCTGGCGGTGACTCCAAAAAAGCCGACTTGTATCCACTAAAGGCTCCGCTTGAGCGCGTTAAGGTAATGATTGTATTTGGTCAAGATGCTGAAGCTATGGCTAAGCTGACTGAGAAGCATAAGATCGTTGAAAATATGGGGCAGGCGGTAAGCTATGCCATTGAGCAAGCTGAGAATAAGGATATTGTGTTGTTATCTCCAGCTTGTGCCAGTACCGATATGTACACAAATTTTGTTGAGCGTGGAAACGACTTCCAACAAAAGGTTCGTGAGTATTATGGCGAGCACTG